Within Actinosynnema pretiosum, the genomic segment CGGGCATGGCGAGTGATCTGCAGAAGCGGAAGATGTCCGCGGTCTTCGGCGCGATGGACGCCAACGGGGACGGCAAGCTGGAGAAGGCCGACTTCGACGCGCTGACCAAGCGGTGGCTCGCGGTCAGCCGGGACGCCGACGCCGAGGTGCTGCGCTCGACCATGGACCGGTGGTGGACCGTGCTGCGCGAGGCGTCGGACCACAACGACGACGACGAGGTCACCCTGGACGAGGTGATCACGGCGGCGGGCGACCAGATGCTGATGCTGGACCTGGTCGTGTCGACCGCCGAGGCGATGTTCGCGGCCGTGGACCTGGACGGCAGCGGGTCCGTCACCGCGCAGGAGTACGCGACGATGATCCACGCCTGGACCGGGAACGACGCGTCGACCGACGAGGTGTTCGCGCTGCTCGACCTCGACGGGAACGGGGAGCTGTCCAAGTCGGAGTTCGCCCGGCACTGGGTGGAGTTCTGGGCGGGCGACGACCCGGACGCGCCCGCGAACAACGTGTTCGGGCTGATCTGACGCGACCGGGGGCGGGCGCGCGCGGGGTCAGCGGACCCGCGTGCGCCCGCCCTTGCGGTAGGCGCTGACGGCGGGCGAGTCGACCCAGAAGCGCCAGGGGACGTCCACCGCGACGGCCACGCCCACGCGCGGTCCGGTGCGGACGGTCTCCGCGGGCTCGCCCGCGTAGAGCCGCACGGTGGAGTCGGCCGAGGTGAGGTCGACGCCGTTGTGGGCGCGGTCGAGCCCGAGCACGCCGGTGAGCCGGGCGGGGCCCTTGGCCAGCTCGGCGTCGGTGCGGGCGGCGGGCCTGCGGGCGCGGGCCAGCTCGATCCCGGACACCACCTCGCCCGCCCGGATCAGCACCGCCCCCGGCACGCCGTCGGTGAGCGAGACGACGTTGCAGCAGAAGTGCATCCCGTACACGAAGTACACGTACAGGTGACCGGCCGGGCCGAACATGACGTCGTTGCGCGGGGTGCGCCCCCGGTAGCAGTGCGACGCGGGGTCGTCGCCGCCCCGATACGCCTCGACCTCGACGATCCGCACGCCGACGGTTCCCTCGTCCGTGGTGCTCTCCAGGACCGCGCCGAGCAGGAGCTTGGCGGCGTCGACCGGGTCGACCGCCAGCTCCTGCTCGGTCAGCTGCCTGCGCGCGGGGTCAGCGTGAGCGGGCAACGGAGACCTTGTCCCGCAGTCGCCCCAGCTGCTCGGCGACCCGGACGGGCGCGGTGCCGCCGTGGGCGTCGCGCGAGGCGATGGAGCCCTCGACGGTCAGCACCGAGCGCACCTCGGGGGTGAGGTGGGGGGAGATGGCGGCGAACTCGTCGTCGGTCAGCTCGTCCAGCCCGACGCCCCGGTTCTCGGCGGCGCGCACGCACTCCCCCGCCGCCTCGTGGGCGATCCGGAACGGCACGCCCTCGCGGACCAGCCACTCGGCGATGTCGGTGGCCAGGGTGAACCCGGCGGGCGCCAGCTCGGCCATGCGGTCGGTGTCGAAGCGCAGGGTGGCGATCATGCCGGTGAGGGCGGGGAGCAGCAGCTCCAGCTGCTCGACCGAGTCGAACAGGGGCTCCTTGTCCTCCTGCAGGTCCCGGTTGTAGGCCAGCGGCTGGGCCTTGAGGGTGGCGAGCAGGCCGGTGAGGTTGCCGATGAGCCTGCCGGACTTGCCCCTGGTCAGCTCGGCCACGTCGGGGTTCTTCTTCTGCGGCATGATCGAGCTGCCGGTGGACCAGGCGTCGTCGAGCACGGCGAAGCGGAACTCGGCGGTGGTCCAGATGATGACCTCCTCCGCGATGCGGGAGAGGTTGACGCCGATCATGGCGAGCACGAACGCGATCTCGGCGGCGAAGTCGCGGGAGGCGGTGCCGTCGATGGAGTTCTCGACGGGGCCGTCGAAGCCGAGGTCGGCGGCGACCATGGCCGGGTCCAGGCCCAGCGAGGAGCCCGCGAGCGCGCCGGAGCCGTAGGGGGACACGGCGGTGCGGCGGTCCCAGTCGGCGAGGCGGTCGACGTCGCGCAGCAGGGCCTGGCCGTGCGCGAGCAGGTGGTGGGCGAGCAGCACCGGCTGAGCGGACTGCAGGTGCGTGCGGCCGGGCATGACCGCGCCGGGGTGCCGGTCGGCCTGGCCCGCGAGGGCGTCGACGACGTCGAGGACGCCGGTGGTGACGCGGCGCGCGGCGTCGCGCAGCCACATCCGGAACAGGGTGGCGACCTGGTCGTTGCGGGAGCGGCCCGCGCGGAGCTTGCCGCCCAGCTCGGCGCCCGCGCGCTCGATGAGGCCGCGTTCGAGGGCGGTGTGGACGTCCTCGTCGGCGAGGGTCGGGACGAACGCCCCGGACTCGACGTCGGCGGCCAGCACGTCCAGCGCGGCGTGCATCCGGGTCAGCTCGTCGTCGCTGAGCAGCCCGGCGCGGTGCAGCACGGCGGCGTGGGCGCGGGAGCCCCTGATGTCGTACGGGGCCAGCCGCCAGTCGAAGTGCGTGGACGCCGACAGCAGCGCCATCGCTTCGGCCGGTCCGCTGGCGAACCTGCCGCCCCACAACGCGCTCACCTGGAACAACTCCCTCACAGCCGGTGTTCGTGGCAGTGCCGCTGGGCACTGGTGGTGCAGGCGCCGGGGTGAGCGGCGCCGGGTGGGACGGGCCTCAGCTGGCCGTCCCGGCGTGGACTTCGGCGGGCGCGCTCCTGACGGGCGCGCTCCGGTCGGGTGCCATTCTGCACCGCTGCCCGGTGGACGCCCGCCGGGACACCGGCGGGTCGTCGGCGCGGGCGGTCACGACGGCGGGGCCGACGCCCAGGCGCAGGGTGACGCGGCCGGTGACGTGGTGCTGGGTGTCCGCGAGCTCGGCGTCGAGGTCGCGGCGGAGCGGGGTGGACCAGCCGCCCGCGTGCACGAGCTGGGTCCAGCGGCGGTCGAGCAGGCGCTTGCGGCGCAGCTCGGCGGGGGCGAGGGTGAGCTGTTCGAGGGCGCGGTGCGCGGTGGTGAGCGCGCGGGCGGCGGGGGCGCCGGTGCGGCGGGCTAGCTCCTGGAGGAGCTGGCGGGCGGTGTGGGTCTCGCCGTCGAGGGCGACCGGGACGCCGCGGTCGAAGGCGACGGTCAGCTCGGCCGGTTCGGGCGGGGTGGCGCCGGGGCGGTCCCAGAGCGAGGTGGGGGCGGCCGGCGCGCACGCCGGCAGGCCGGTCATCAGCAAGCCGGTCATCGGCTGGGTGGCTGCGGACGTGCGAGGGCTCGGGACGAGCGCTCCGGGGGCGAGCGCGGCCAGGGCGGCGGCCAAGTGGCTATCGGGGCGGCCGTGCGCGAGGCGGGTGGCGCCGAGGTGTTCGGCGGCGCGGACCAGGTGGGTGGCGAGCGCCGGGTGGGTGAGGGCGGCGCCGAGGGGACGGGGGTCGGCGTGCGGGGCGTTGGCGCGCAGCGCGGGCAGGCAGTGGTCGTCGGCGAACGCGTCGCGGGCGTCGACAACGACGGCGTCGGACGCGCCCGCCGCGAGCGCGGCGCGGACTGCCTCGGCCACCACGCCACCACCCTGACCGAGGTCGACCACGACGGCGGTGACCGGGCCGGGCAGCGCGCGCAGCGCGGCGGTGGAGGCCGGGCCTCCGGAGAAGGCGACAGCGGTCAGCACGGGCCCTCCTTCACGAGCGGGGCCCACCACGCGGTGGACCGGGACTTCGGCCCAGCGGAGTGGGCTTGGGGAACACCGGCCCACCGGAGCGGGTCGGGCTGGAACACCGCCCACCGGAGTGGGCGCGGTGGAACACCGCCCACCGGAGCGGGTCGGGCTGAAACACCGGCCCAGCGGAGTGGACCGGACGGGAACTCCGCCCACCGGGCAGGCCCGGTGGAACACCGACCCGGCACAGTGGGCCGGACGGGAACTCGGCCCGCCGGGGCGGGCCTGGTGGAACACCGGCCCACCGAGGCCGCTTGTCGCCGTGCGGGCCGTCGAAGAGGCCGGGTCGCCTGTCGGAGCATGGCTCCGGTGGGCGGTGGCCGCCGCTCGCAGCGCGGTCCCCGGCGAGCGGCGACCCTCGTGGTCCTGCGAGCACCGCGCCGCGCTCCGGTGGCCTGCCGTCGGGCGACAGGCAGGCACGCGGCCTGTCGAACAGCGAACGGCTGGCGCGGTGGGCGACACCCGGCCGCTGGCGTGTGACCCCGGCGGCTGGCGGGCGGTACCTGGCAGTCGGCGAACGACGGCTGGCGGGTGACATCCGCTGGCGAGCGCTGCCCGGCAGCCGGCGAACGACAGTTAGCAGGCCACACCCGCTGGCCTGCGCCCGATGGGCGGGCCCAGGTCAGCCAGGTCGCGGGGGCGTCCCGGTGACCGGCCGCCTCATGTGCCGTTCTCGGCCGTTCGCTGCTCGGCCAGCGCCGTCACCCTCGCGGCCAGGTCGGCGCCGCTGAGGGGTTCGCGGGCGACCACCAGGATGGTGTCGTCGCCCGCGATGGTGCCGACGATGTCGTGCAGCGCCGCCCGGTCCAGCGCGCTGGCCAGGAACTGCGCCGCGCCCGGCGGGGTGCGCAGCACGGCGAGGTTGCCGGAGTGGTCGACCGACACCAGAAGCTCCTCCAGGACCCTGGTGAGCCTGGTGGTGCCCCCCTGGACGCCGCGCACGGGGCTGCCGTCCTCGGGGATGACGTACACCGGCGCTCCCCCGTCGGGGCCGCGCAGCTTGACCGCGCCCAGCTCGTCCAGGTCGCGCGACAGCGTCGCCTGGGTGACGTCGACGCCCTCGGCCGCGAGGATCTTGGCGAGCTCCGCCTGGCTGCGCACCGCGTTCTGGCTGACCAGCTCCACGATGCGGGCCTGCCGGGCGGTTCTGCTCACGACGTGCGCCCGAGCAACCAGACCAGGAGCGCCTTCTGGGCGTGCAGCCGGTTCTCGGCCTCCTCCCACACCGCGCTGGCCGGGCCGTCGATGACCTCGTCGGTGATCTCCCAGCCCCGGTGCGCGGGCAGGCAGTGCAGCACGGTGGTCTTCTCGACGCCGGTGGCGGCGAGCAGGGCCGCGTTCACCTGGTAGGGGTGGAACGGGCGGGTGCGGTCGCGGCCGTCGTTCTCCTGGCCCATGGACGTCCAGGTGTCGGTGACCAG encodes:
- a CDS encoding EF-hand domain-containing protein; this translates as MASDLQKRKMSAVFGAMDANGDGKLEKADFDALTKRWLAVSRDADAEVLRSTMDRWWTVLREASDHNDDDEVTLDEVITAAGDQMLMLDLVVSTAEAMFAAVDLDGSGSVTAQEYATMIHAWTGNDASTDEVFALLDLDGNGELSKSEFARHWVEFWAGDDPDAPANNVFGLI
- a CDS encoding arginine repressor; protein product: MSRTARQARIVELVSQNAVRSQAELAKILAAEGVDVTQATLSRDLDELGAVKLRGPDGGAPVYVIPEDGSPVRGVQGGTTRLTRVLEELLVSVDHSGNLAVLRTPPGAAQFLASALDRAALHDIVGTIAGDDTILVVAREPLSGADLAARVTALAEQRTAENGT
- a CDS encoding DNA-3-methyladenine glycosylase codes for the protein MPAHADPARRQLTEQELAVDPVDAAKLLLGAVLESTTDEGTVGVRIVEVEAYRGGDDPASHCYRGRTPRNDVMFGPAGHLYVYFVYGMHFCCNVVSLTDGVPGAVLIRAGEVVSGIELARARRPAARTDAELAKGPARLTGVLGLDRAHNGVDLTSADSTVRLYAGEPAETVRTGPRVGVAVAVDVPWRFWVDSPAVSAYRKGGRTRVR
- a CDS encoding argininosuccinate synthase domain-containing protein: MLTAVAFSGGPASTAALRALPGPVTAVVVDLGQGGGVVAEAVRAALAAGASDAVVVDARDAFADDHCLPALRANAPHADPRPLGAALTHPALATHLVRAAEHLGATRLAHGRPDSHLAAALAALAPGALVPSPRTSAATQPMTGLLMTGLPACAPAAPTSLWDRPGATPPEPAELTVAFDRGVPVALDGETHTARQLLQELARRTGAPAARALTTAHRALEQLTLAPAELRRKRLLDRRWTQLVHAGGWSTPLRRDLDAELADTQHHVTGRVTLRLGVGPAVVTARADDPPVSRRASTGQRCRMAPDRSAPVRSAPAEVHAGTAS
- the argH gene encoding argininosuccinate lyase, which produces MALLSASTHFDWRLAPYDIRGSRAHAAVLHRAGLLSDDELTRMHAALDVLAADVESGAFVPTLADEDVHTALERGLIERAGAELGGKLRAGRSRNDQVATLFRMWLRDAARRVTTGVLDVVDALAGQADRHPGAVMPGRTHLQSAQPVLLAHHLLAHGQALLRDVDRLADWDRRTAVSPYGSGALAGSSLGLDPAMVAADLGFDGPVENSIDGTASRDFAAEIAFVLAMIGVNLSRIAEEVIIWTTAEFRFAVLDDAWSTGSSIMPQKKNPDVAELTRGKSGRLIGNLTGLLATLKAQPLAYNRDLQEDKEPLFDSVEQLELLLPALTGMIATLRFDTDRMAELAPAGFTLATDIAEWLVREGVPFRIAHEAAGECVRAAENRGVGLDELTDDEFAAISPHLTPEVRSVLTVEGSIASRDAHGGTAPVRVAEQLGRLRDKVSVARSR